The Candidatus Methylomirabilota bacterium nucleotide sequence GGATCGCCGCCGGCGGCCTGCTCGCCCTCGTCGTCCTCGGCGGACACCCCCAGGTGGCCTTCTACGCCGGCGTGGCGCTGGGGCTCTCGTCGCTGACCGTGCTCCAGAGCCGCTGGCGCGGGGCCGATTGGTGGACACGTCTCCGGATTCCGGCCACCACCGCCGTGGTCGTGCTCCTGGGGCTGGGCCTGGCGGCACCCCAGCTCCTACCCACGCTCGGCATGGCGCGGAGCGCCTCCCGATGGACGCCGAGCGCGGAGTTCCTGGCCATCGACACGCTGCCGCTCGAGCAGCTCCTCACGCTCCTCGTGCCGTTCGCCTACTTCGCCACCGACCGCTTCCAGTCTGCCGACGAGTTCGTCATCTACGTCGGAACCGGGACGCTGCTTCTCGCCGCCGCGGGGGTGGTGCTCCGGCGGGACGTCTGGAGCCGGTATTTCGCGCTCCTCGCCATCGTGGGACTCGCGCTCGCCCTCGGCCCCCTCATCCCGGGCTACCTCGAGGTGGTCCGGCGCGTGCCTCTCCTCGGCGCCTTCCGCGCCTCGGCTCGGGCTACCCTCCTCACCGCGCTGGGAGCGGCCGGGCTGGCCGCCCTCGGCCTGGATGCCTGGCGGCGGGCGCTCCAGTCCGGGGACGCCCGGCGACGCGTGACTGCGCTCTGCTGGGGCTGGCGGGCCGCGCTCGGTCTCGCGCTGGCCGGGTACATCGCCATCAGGCTCGCCGGCGTGCCGGCCTGGTCGGAACCGCTAGCGACCCGGTTTCCCGAGTTGTACGCCCGCTTCGTCGGCCTCTTCGTCGCCCAGGTGGCGGTCCTCGAGCTGGGGCGGGCCGGCTGGCTCCGGCCCCGGCCCGCCCAGCTCCTCACCATCGGGCTCCTGCTGGTGGACCTCGTCCATCCGCACCGCGCGGCGATGTGGTCGCATTCGTCGCCGGCGATCGCCTGGACGCGGAACGACATCGTCCGCGAGCTCCAGGCCGAGCCGGGTCGTCAGCGGGTGCGGAGCGAGGGGTGGCTCCATCGGCGAGGCCGCGACTTCGAGGCCAACGCGGGGCTCGTCGACCGCCTGGAGATCCTGAGCCACGACACCCAGCTCGCGACGGATCGGTACGATGACTTCTCGCAGGCGCTTACCGACCCGGTTCGCCACGCGCCCCTCCTCGACCTCGCCAACGTGCGCTACCTCGTCCTGAACGAGCACGACTCGCGCTTGAGGAACCAGCCCAAGCACCGCCCCCCGCGGCTTCTGCCCGGCGACGAGCGCCGCTACGACCTGCGCGGGCTCCTCGACGGCACGATCGGGCGGCTGACCGTGGTCGCCGAGCCGGAGGCCGGGCCGATCTCGGAGGACCCGCTCCGTCTCACCCTGAGTCCGACCGGCGAGCGGCTCGATCTCTGTCTCGGCTGTGCCTCGACCGGCGCGGGGACCGCCGGTCACGCCACCAGGGTCGCCGCCGACGAGGACCGGGCCGTGCTGGCGTCGGCCACGCTGACTCCCCGACAGTCGGCCCGGGAGGTTCGAGTCAGAAACCGCCTCCCGTACCCCATCGCCGTGCGCCAGCTTCGGCTCGACGAGGTCGACCTCTACGCGCTCGGCCGGCGCTACCACCAGCTCGGGCCGAATCTGTGGGAGAACGGCGAGGCCCTGCCCCGGGCGTTCCTGGTCGAGGAGCTCCTCGTCGTCCCCGAGGTGGAGCGCATCCTGCCGACTCTCCTGCGCATCGATCCCCGACGAACAGCCGTCGTGGAGACCACCCCGGCCTGCCAGCCGAGCCTGCGTGTCGGGGACCCGTCGGCGGAGGACGTCGCGCTGGTCGACTACAGCCCGACGCTCGTCCGGCTCCGCCTCCGGTCGGAAGGACCCGCCTTTCTGATCCTGGCCGACGCCCACGGCAAGGAATGGCGCGCGCGGGTCGACGGCCGACGCGCGCCGATCTACAATGCGAATCTCCTCTTCCGCGGCGTCTGTGTGCCGGGCGGCGAGCACGAGGTCGAGTTCCGCTACGAGCCCTACGCCTTCCGGCGGGGGGTCGTGATCGCCCTCGTCGCCGGGCTGGGAGCGATGGCGACACTGGTGGTGGGCCGATGGAGGCGTCGATGAAGACCTGGGTCGCGTCCCTGGCCCTCCTGACGGCGGCGGCGACGGCCGCCGACGAGGCGGCGCTCCTGGCTCAGCTCAGGACCGGTCCGGCGGTCGAGCGGCGCGCGGCGGCGGCGCGCCTGGCCGAGATCGGGACGGCGGCCGCCACCGGGGAGCTGGCCAAGGCCCTCCGCGACGCCGATGCCGAGGTCCGGGGCGCGGCCCAGGCCGCCCTGTGGGCAATCTGGCAGCGCTCCGGAGACCCCGACGTGGATATCCTGCTCCAGCGGGGCATCGCCCTCATGGACGAGGGACGGTACCTCGACGCCGCCACCGTCTTCGGCGAGGTGATCGACCGCGCCCCGGCGTTCGCCGAAGGCTGGAACAAGCGCGCGACCGTCTATTACCTCATGGGCGAGTACGACCGCTCGCTGGCCGACTGCGAGGAGGTCATGCGGCGGAATCCCATCCATTTCGGCGCCCTGTCGGGCTTCGGCCTGATCTACCTCCAGAAGGGCGACCTCGAGCGCGCGGCTGAGTACTTCGAGCGGGCGCTCGCGGTGAACCCGAACCTCGGGCAGGTCGAGGCCGTGCTGGACCAGCTCCGCGAGGTGTTGAAGCAGCGGCGGCGCCGGGCGATTTGACCGAGACCCGTCGCGATCCCCGAACCGCCGCCTCCGCGGCGCACCGTGAGGGAGGAAGCATGGCTTCGCTCGATCCCGAGGTCCTGGACGCACTGCGGAAGATCTCGTCTCCCACGATCGCCAACGCCATCGAGACCTTCGGCGTCCGGCCGCGCAATGCCGGGTTCGTGGCCGCCGAGATCGTCTGCCGCTTCCCGCGGCTCGGCGTGATGCTGGGCCATGCCGTCACCGCTCTCATCCGCGCCGAGCCGCCGCCGCTCGAGGGCCACCGGGCCGCCGAGTTCGCGTGGTGGGACCACGTCGCCCAGAGCCCGGGGCCGCGGGTCGTGGTCATGCACGACATCGACGAGCCGCGCGGCGTCGGGGC carries:
- a CDS encoding tetratricopeptide repeat protein, whose amino-acid sequence is MKTWVASLALLTAAATAADEAALLAQLRTGPAVERRAAAARLAEIGTAAATGELAKALRDADAEVRGAAQAALWAIWQRSGDPDVDILLQRGIALMDEGRYLDAATVFGEVIDRAPAFAEGWNKRATVYYLMGEYDRSLADCEEVMRRNPIHFGALSGFGLIYLQKGDLERAAEYFERALAVNPNLGQVEAVLDQLREVLKQRRRRAI